One segment of Desulfuromonas sp. DNA contains the following:
- the hslO gene encoding Hsp33 family molecular chaperone HslO — MRDHMVRILTEDGALRASAAVTTALVEETRRRQGTDPTATVALGRLVTGAALFGGLLKGRQRLGLSIEGNGPLQKLQAETDADGHLRATVKVPCPNLPPRDGTFDVAGAIGKAGFLHVVKDLGLKEPYRGMVQLYRSTIAEDLAYYLTTSEQTPSTVALGVYLETEGKVAAAGGFLVQAMPGGDESRLPLLEERLKALPPITALLREGFGPEQILEQIFAGIPFAVKTRTDLAFRCSCNRRQVLNLLLALGKEELLQLARQAEPASVTCEYCKERYAFTAEELEALAVD, encoded by the coding sequence ATGCGAGACCACATGGTTCGGATTCTCACCGAGGACGGCGCCCTGCGGGCGAGTGCGGCGGTCACCACCGCCCTGGTGGAGGAGACCCGCCGCCGCCAGGGCACCGACCCCACCGCCACGGTGGCGCTGGGACGCCTCGTCACCGGGGCGGCCCTGTTCGGAGGCCTGCTCAAGGGGCGCCAGCGCCTGGGCCTCTCCATCGAGGGCAACGGCCCCCTGCAGAAACTCCAGGCGGAAACCGACGCCGACGGCCACCTGCGCGCCACGGTCAAGGTCCCCTGCCCCAACCTCCCCCCCCGGGACGGGACCTTCGACGTGGCCGGCGCGATCGGCAAGGCGGGCTTCCTTCACGTGGTCAAGGACCTCGGCCTCAAGGAGCCCTACCGGGGCATGGTGCAGCTCTACCGCAGCACCATCGCCGAGGACCTCGCCTACTACCTGACCACCTCGGAGCAGACCCCCTCCACGGTGGCCCTGGGGGTCTACCTGGAGACCGAAGGAAAAGTCGCCGCCGCCGGGGGCTTCCTGGTCCAGGCCATGCCGGGGGGCGACGAATCCCGCCTGCCCCTGCTGGAGGAACGCCTCAAGGCCCTGCCGCCCATCACCGCCCTGCTCCGCGAGGGCTTCGGGCCGGAGCAGATCCTGGAACAAATTTTCGCCGGCATCCCCTTCGCTGTCAAGACAAGAACCGACCTGGCCTTTCGCTGCAGCTGCAACCGCCGCCAGGTGCTGAACCTGCTGCTGGCCCTGGGCAAGGAGGAACTCCTCCAGCTCGCCCGGCAGGCGGAACCGGCCAGCGTCACCTGCGAATACTGCAAGGAGCGCTACGCCTTCACCGCCGAAGAGCTGGAGGCCCTGGCGGTCGACTGA